One genomic region from Glaciimonas sp. PAMC28666 encodes:
- a CDS encoding ATP-binding protein, which yields MPRAIRYLLIVGGAIISILLFLLASASENSVFFDKYYSWLFGLNALVAVALLGLVCLLLGRLYSRYKRGKFGSRLMAKLVLLFAVIGILPGVIIYLVSVQFVSRSIESWFDVRVESALESGLNLGRAALNTSLSDLITKSKGIALELAEETSSGQVSQLTRLRDQNIEASILTSNGQLIASVGGRLGTLSPVLPTPAMLRQARQSRGFSAIESELENRDDIGPTKQTDLSASSINEANNNLRLHVIVEIPAPIKTLSLQNETRFLQISQPVPSYLATNAEALRAASSEYQERSLARSGLRKIYLVTLTLTLLLAIFGAIISAFLIASDLAKPLLLLAEGTKAVAEGNLSPRPIIATSDELGTLTQSFNMMTRQLSDARASVEKNRNELENAKAYLESVLANMSAGVMVLDEDFHLVTSNQSVHRILQYDLSPHIGQPLNIIDGLARFAEIITKAFSEQNAQFAAGKIGESRLHWQQQIEIPRRVDSIDSDDIALLARGSRLPVENRDGYVVVFDDISDVISAQRSIAWGEVARRLAHEIKNPLTPIQLSAERLQMKLEDKLMTQDAAILKKSTSTIVNQVAAMKRMVDDFRDYAKTPPAVLSELDLNVLVAEILHLYVAGDERDMIHASLTPNLPHIMGDATQLRQVIHNLLQNAQDAVTDPTAEVAAPRIDVVTERISYQGSNGQPSTAVRFSITDNGPGFSSKILSRAFEPYITSKPRGTGLGLPMVKKIVDEHGGRIDLRNRTDTKGAKILILLLKLAPDAFAGNDQKTL from the coding sequence GTGCCACGTGCCATTCGCTATTTACTGATCGTCGGTGGCGCGATAATCAGCATTCTTCTCTTTCTCCTGGCTTCGGCTTCAGAGAATTCCGTTTTCTTCGATAAGTATTACTCCTGGTTGTTCGGCCTCAATGCACTTGTCGCGGTCGCCCTGCTAGGTCTGGTCTGTCTGCTGCTGGGACGCCTTTACAGTCGCTACAAACGCGGCAAGTTTGGCTCCCGGTTAATGGCAAAACTGGTGCTGCTATTTGCAGTGATCGGTATTTTGCCAGGGGTTATTATTTACCTGGTATCGGTCCAGTTTGTGTCGCGTTCTATCGAATCATGGTTTGACGTCCGGGTCGAGTCAGCATTGGAATCTGGCCTGAATCTGGGTCGGGCAGCGCTGAACACCTCACTCTCCGACCTGATCACCAAATCCAAAGGGATCGCACTGGAGTTGGCCGAAGAGACAAGCTCCGGTCAGGTCTCACAACTCACCCGATTGCGCGACCAAAATATTGAAGCGTCCATTCTCACCAGCAACGGTCAGCTAATTGCTTCCGTCGGAGGACGTCTAGGCACGCTCTCGCCGGTTCTGCCGACCCCCGCAATGCTGAGGCAGGCGCGCCAAAGCCGAGGATTTTCGGCTATCGAAAGCGAACTTGAAAATCGGGATGACATTGGCCCTACCAAACAAACCGATTTGTCTGCTTCATCGATCAACGAGGCCAACAATAATTTACGATTACATGTCATCGTAGAGATTCCGGCACCAATCAAAACGTTGTCCCTGCAGAATGAAACCCGCTTTCTGCAAATTTCACAACCGGTCCCTAGCTATCTGGCGACCAATGCAGAAGCTTTGCGGGCCGCGTCGAGTGAATATCAGGAACGCTCCCTTGCGCGCTCCGGTCTGCGGAAAATTTATTTAGTAACATTGACGTTGACACTCTTGCTGGCGATTTTTGGTGCCATCATCAGCGCGTTCCTGATTGCCAGCGATCTTGCCAAACCCCTCTTGTTACTGGCCGAGGGTACCAAAGCCGTGGCCGAGGGAAATTTATCCCCGCGCCCGATCATTGCGACCTCGGATGAACTCGGCACCTTGACCCAATCCTTTAACATGATGACGCGGCAACTGTCGGACGCACGCGCCTCGGTGGAAAAAAATCGTAACGAGCTGGAAAATGCGAAAGCCTATCTGGAGTCAGTATTGGCCAACATGTCGGCCGGTGTGATGGTGCTGGATGAAGATTTTCATCTGGTGACCAGCAATCAATCGGTCCACCGCATTCTCCAATACGATCTGAGCCCGCATATCGGTCAGCCTTTAAATATCATTGACGGTTTAGCGCGTTTCGCGGAGATTATTACTAAAGCCTTTTCGGAGCAAAATGCGCAATTTGCGGCCGGGAAAATCGGCGAGAGTCGACTGCATTGGCAGCAACAAATTGAAATCCCCCGCAGGGTCGATAGCATCGACAGCGATGATATAGCGTTGCTGGCGCGTGGTTCTCGCCTTCCGGTCGAAAATAGAGATGGCTACGTGGTAGTGTTCGATGATATTTCAGACGTTATCTCAGCTCAACGCTCCATTGCCTGGGGCGAAGTAGCACGTCGACTGGCGCATGAAATCAAAAATCCGCTGACCCCGATTCAGTTATCTGCAGAGCGACTTCAGATGAAACTGGAAGACAAGCTGATGACGCAAGACGCAGCAATTCTCAAAAAAAGCACCTCTACGATTGTGAATCAAGTTGCCGCCATGAAACGCATGGTCGATGATTTCCGCGATTACGCAAAAACACCGCCAGCGGTATTAAGCGAACTTGATTTAAACGTGTTGGTTGCAGAAATATTGCATCTTTACGTGGCTGGCGATGAGCGCGATATGATCCATGCGTCATTGACACCGAACCTGCCTCACATCATGGGTGATGCAACCCAATTAAGGCAGGTGATTCACAACCTGCTGCAAAATGCCCAGGATGCAGTGACCGATCCCACTGCGGAAGTCGCAGCACCGCGGATTGATGTCGTCACCGAACGCATTAGCTATCAAGGCTCGAATGGACAACCGAGCACTGCGGTACGTTTCTCTATCACCGATAATGGTCCGGGCTTTTCTTCCAAAATACTGTCACGCGCCTTCGAACCTTACATCACATCCAAGCCTCGCGGCACCGGTTTGGGGTTGCCCATGGTCAAAAAAATAGTCGATGAACACGGCGGACGCATCGACTTACGCAATCGTACTGACACAAAGGGCGCAAAGATATTAATTTTGCTGTTAAAGTTAGCACCTGATGCTTTCGCTGGTAATGACCAAAAAACTCTTTGA
- a CDS encoding response regulator produces MANILVVDDEMGIRELLSEILGDEGHVVATAENAQQAREFRQNGVPDLVLLDIWMPDTDGVTLLKEWQRDGLLTMPVIMMSGHATIDTAVEATRIGALNFLEKPIALQKLLKAVQQGLSQGPKSSRAPTMFAQPATSSETPELANGNNFGLASTAEAPHLSPLPVASLASDNLFSSSFGLPLREARDAFERAYFEYHLIRESGSMTRVAEKTGLERTHLYRKLKQLGVDPGKLTKKGG; encoded by the coding sequence ATGGCAAATATCCTGGTCGTTGATGACGAAATGGGAATTCGAGAATTACTCTCCGAAATTCTGGGGGATGAAGGGCATGTTGTCGCGACCGCAGAAAATGCGCAACAGGCACGTGAATTTCGACAAAATGGCGTACCGGATCTGGTGCTGCTGGACATCTGGATGCCTGATACCGATGGCGTGACGCTGCTCAAAGAGTGGCAACGCGATGGCCTGCTGACGATGCCAGTCATTATGATGTCCGGGCATGCCACGATTGATACTGCGGTGGAAGCCACCCGTATCGGCGCACTGAATTTTTTGGAAAAGCCGATTGCCTTGCAGAAGCTGCTCAAAGCAGTCCAGCAAGGTTTGTCACAAGGCCCCAAATCCTCGCGTGCACCTACCATGTTTGCTCAGCCAGCAACCTCCAGCGAAACGCCTGAGTTGGCGAACGGCAACAATTTTGGGCTGGCATCGACTGCAGAAGCACCGCACCTTTCGCCTCTTCCGGTCGCCTCGTTAGCATCCGATAATTTGTTTTCCTCTTCATTCGGCTTACCACTGCGCGAAGCGCGGGATGCATTTGAGCGCGCCTACTTCGAATATCATTTAATTCGCGAAAGCGGCAGCATGACACGCGTGGCGGAAAAGACGGGTCTCGAACGTACGCACCTGTATCGGAAGCTCAAGCAATTAGGCGTCGACCCGGGGAAATTGACCAAGAAAGGCGGATGA
- a CDS encoding GTPase, translating to MTLLVSLSAPLTPTVLTLVTGPSALKREEAIWLAIKSAPATSLQHPQRIIGVILEGLPDGKSGSGPTDPNVHIKRVAPGCLCCVGLLTLRVTLNRLLRDYPALLYISIADATHVDQIRTILTSAPYDAWLTVSSNINT from the coding sequence ATGACACTGTTGGTCAGTCTATCGGCACCTTTGACCCCGACTGTACTTACCCTCGTAACTGGCCCTTCCGCACTGAAACGAGAAGAAGCTATCTGGTTGGCGATCAAATCCGCACCGGCAACCTCTCTCCAGCATCCTCAACGCATCATCGGTGTGATACTGGAGGGACTGCCAGACGGCAAATCCGGGTCCGGCCCAACGGATCCCAATGTGCATATCAAACGCGTCGCACCCGGTTGCCTTTGTTGCGTCGGCCTTCTGACTTTACGTGTTACCTTAAACCGGCTGCTGCGAGATTACCCAGCCCTGCTTTATATCAGTATCGCGGATGCCACTCATGTTGATCAAATCAGGACTATTCTGACCTCGGCTCCTTACGATGCATGGCTCACCGTCAGCAGTAATATCAATACTTGA
- the rpoH gene encoding RNA polymerase sigma factor RpoH: MKNSSVQTALIPAESGALALGFSGTLGNIDAYISAVNRLPMLTHDEEISLAQKLRENNDLAAAQKLVLSHLRLVVSIARGYLGYGLPHADLIQEGNIGLMKAVKRFDPDQGVRLVSYAMHWIKAEMHEYILKNWRLVKVATTKAQRKLFFNLRSHKIGLDAMTPTQVDDLAKTLNVKREEVIEMETRLTGRDIALEAPTDDDDDKFAPIAYLSSDMQEPTKVLEAQQYDRMQSEGLESALGKLDDRSRRIVESRWLANDDGSGATLHELAKEFGVSAERIRQIEAVALKKMKSSLVAYS, from the coding sequence ATGAAAAATTCATCGGTACAGACTGCGTTAATTCCAGCCGAATCAGGTGCATTAGCACTGGGATTTTCGGGCACCTTAGGCAACATCGATGCCTACATCTCGGCAGTTAACCGCTTACCTATGTTGACGCACGACGAAGAAATTTCGTTGGCACAAAAACTACGTGAAAATAATGATCTGGCTGCAGCGCAAAAACTGGTGCTATCGCACTTACGCCTCGTGGTCTCAATTGCACGGGGCTATTTAGGTTACGGCCTGCCGCATGCTGATCTGATCCAGGAAGGCAACATCGGATTGATGAAGGCGGTAAAACGCTTTGATCCCGACCAAGGCGTCCGTCTGGTCTCCTATGCGATGCATTGGATCAAGGCTGAAATGCACGAATACATCTTGAAAAACTGGCGTCTGGTCAAGGTCGCAACGACTAAAGCGCAGCGTAAGCTCTTTTTCAATTTGCGCAGCCATAAAATCGGTCTGGACGCGATGACGCCGACGCAGGTCGACGACCTGGCGAAGACGCTTAACGTCAAGCGTGAAGAAGTCATTGAGATGGAAACCCGTCTCACTGGCCGCGATATTGCACTGGAAGCGCCGACGGATGACGATGATGATAAATTTGCGCCTATCGCTTATTTGTCATCGGATATGCAAGAGCCAACCAAAGTCTTGGAAGCCCAGCAATACGACCGCATGCAATCCGAAGGTCTGGAGTCTGCGTTAGGAAAACTGGATGATCGCTCACGTCGTATTGTCGAGTCGCGCTGGTTGGCGAACGATGACGGTTCAGGCGCAACCCTGCACGAACTGGCCAAAGAATTCGGCGTATCTGCCGAACGAATTCGTCAAATCGAAGCTGTGGCCCTCAAGAAAATGAAAAGCTCGCTGGTAGCTTATTCTTAA
- a CDS encoding SCO family protein, with the protein MLPRIGSTIAASLIVVVMGLSVAACGDKQASTASNSQEMTLSPQSSKFINTDVTGLGYARDFALTDHTGKPRTLADFKGKVVVVFFGYTQCPDVCPTTMAEMSSAMKELGPLADKVQVLFVTVDPERDTQALLAQYVPAFDPRFLGLYGDQAATEKVAKEFRVFYQKVPGKTPGSYSFDHTAGSYVFDPQGHIRLFVRNGQGPDPIAHDLKILLS; encoded by the coding sequence ATGTTGCCACGAATTGGTAGCACAATTGCCGCATCGCTAATTGTCGTCGTGATGGGCTTATCGGTGGCGGCGTGCGGCGATAAGCAGGCTTCCACCGCTAGCAACAGTCAAGAGATGACACTCTCCCCGCAGAGTAGCAAATTCATCAACACCGATGTCACTGGTCTTGGTTATGCGCGTGATTTTGCCTTAACCGATCACACTGGAAAGCCACGCACGCTAGCCGATTTCAAAGGTAAAGTGGTCGTCGTTTTTTTTGGCTATACGCAATGTCCGGATGTTTGCCCTACGACGATGGCTGAAATGTCGAGCGCAATGAAAGAGTTAGGACCGTTGGCTGATAAGGTACAGGTGCTGTTTGTAACGGTCGATCCTGAACGCGATACGCAAGCGCTGTTAGCCCAATATGTGCCTGCGTTCGATCCGCGTTTTCTCGGGTTGTACGGTGATCAGGCGGCAACGGAAAAAGTTGCCAAGGAATTTCGCGTGTTTTATCAGAAGGTTCCAGGCAAGACACCAGGTAGTTACAGCTTCGATCACACGGCAGGTAGTTACGTATTCGACCCGCAAGGGCATATCAGATTGTTTGTGCGGAACGGTCAGGGGCCTGACCCGATTGCGCACGATCTAAAAATTCTACTTTCTTGA
- the cyoE gene encoding heme o synthase, which produces MTTITVPRNRVAQYWALTKPRVTQLAVFCAVIGMFLATPTLPDWQRVVAATIGIWLLAGAAFAVNCLVEREIDSRMARTARRPMAMGEITVPQTLVFSGVIGGLGSWILYAFVNGLTMWLTLATFIGYAIIYTIILKPATPQNIVIGGLAGAMPPALGWAAIANDVPMQAWILVLIIFVWTPPHFWALAMYRRDDYAKSGLPMLPITHGLKFTQFHIWLYTIALVATTMLPFAVGMSGLIYLISAAILGAIFLWYAWQIYKHYTDLIARKTFAYSIIYLSLLFAALLVDHYLKF; this is translated from the coding sequence ATGACGACCATAACCGTACCCCGAAATCGCGTGGCCCAGTATTGGGCATTGACCAAGCCCCGCGTGACCCAGTTGGCAGTGTTTTGTGCCGTCATTGGTATGTTCCTGGCGACTCCGACGTTACCTGACTGGCAGCGCGTAGTAGCTGCAACCATCGGCATCTGGCTGCTGGCTGGAGCGGCTTTTGCGGTCAATTGTCTGGTCGAGCGCGAAATCGACTCGCGTATGGCGCGTACTGCGCGCCGTCCGATGGCTATGGGCGAGATTACCGTGCCACAAACACTGGTCTTTTCCGGCGTTATCGGCGGCCTTGGTAGCTGGATTTTGTATGCTTTTGTGAATGGATTGACGATGTGGCTGACTTTAGCCACGTTTATCGGTTACGCCATTATTTACACAATCATCCTGAAGCCCGCTACTCCGCAAAATATTGTTATCGGAGGGTTGGCCGGTGCAATGCCTCCCGCGCTGGGTTGGGCGGCAATCGCAAATGACGTGCCGATGCAAGCGTGGATACTGGTGTTGATTATTTTCGTCTGGACGCCACCGCATTTTTGGGCACTGGCGATGTATCGCCGCGATGACTATGCTAAATCCGGTCTGCCGATGTTGCCGATCACACATGGCTTGAAATTTACGCAGTTTCATATCTGGCTCTATACCATCGCGTTGGTTGCCACGACCATGCTGCCTTTCGCAGTTGGCATGAGCGGTTTGATTTATTTGATCAGTGCCGCGATTCTGGGCGCCATTTTTCTCTGGTACGCGTGGCAGATCTATAAACATTACACAGATTTGATTGCGCGTAAGACCTTCGCTTATTCAATCATTTATTTATCGTTGCTGTTTGCCGCTTTGTTGGTAGATCACTACCTTAAATTTTAA
- a CDS encoding heme A synthase: MSNLLQLGAMGILVALLALSVVWASKDANKYRKLVWVTLFLTFDLIMFGAFTRLTDSGLGCPDWPGCYGHSNPLLAQSPISAAQAAMPTGPVTLVKAWIEMTHRYFAMGVGVLIIGLMAVAWMRWLKPVTTPTIASATKSGSVGLSLSAPERNPTFSPWLPTLLFLAVCLQGAFGAWTVTMKLQPVIVTTHLLLGLTLLALLTWLAARQNEHTPVAAGGRALAVPALIAMLLLVMQIALGGWVSTNYAALACNDFPLCHGMVIPDMDFQHGFTLWRHLGKTADGEYLPFQALTAIHWTHRMFAFVVIAFIAWLALRARRIDGLRKTGTWLLVIIGTQLLTGLATIYFNWPLAIAVAHNGGAALILLLLVMLNYKTRLPAVRQFVPVVEGNSAPADRSISRMNSRINSHY; the protein is encoded by the coding sequence ATGTCAAATTTATTACAACTTGGCGCCATGGGGATTTTGGTGGCATTGCTGGCTCTGAGCGTGGTCTGGGCCTCCAAGGATGCTAACAAATATCGCAAGCTCGTGTGGGTAACGCTGTTTCTGACATTTGATCTGATCATGTTTGGCGCATTTACGCGTCTGACAGATTCGGGACTCGGCTGTCCGGATTGGCCCGGTTGTTATGGTCATTCGAATCCGTTGCTGGCCCAGTCACCTATCAGTGCAGCGCAAGCGGCGATGCCGACAGGTCCGGTAACGCTGGTGAAAGCCTGGATTGAGATGACGCATCGGTACTTCGCGATGGGTGTTGGGGTTTTGATTATCGGTTTGATGGCGGTGGCCTGGATGCGATGGCTTAAGCCTGTCACAACGCCCACCATTGCGTCCGCTACCAAATCTGGTTCGGTGGGTTTAAGTTTAAGCGCGCCAGAGCGCAATCCAACATTCTCGCCATGGTTGCCGACGCTGTTATTTCTTGCCGTTTGTTTGCAAGGCGCTTTTGGGGCCTGGACCGTAACGATGAAGTTGCAGCCCGTTATCGTTACCACGCATTTGTTGCTGGGATTAACCTTGCTGGCATTACTGACGTGGTTGGCTGCGCGGCAAAACGAACACACGCCGGTCGCAGCGGGCGGGCGGGCGCTGGCAGTACCAGCGTTGATCGCGATGCTGCTTCTGGTAATGCAGATCGCATTAGGCGGGTGGGTTAGTACTAACTACGCAGCCTTGGCCTGTAATGATTTTCCACTTTGTCATGGGATGGTGATCCCAGACATGGACTTCCAGCACGGATTTACGCTTTGGCGGCATTTGGGCAAAACTGCGGATGGTGAGTATTTGCCGTTTCAGGCCTTAACCGCCATTCACTGGACTCACAGGATGTTTGCTTTTGTGGTGATTGCGTTCATTGCGTGGTTGGCTTTACGGGCGCGGCGAATCGATGGATTGCGTAAAACCGGCACGTGGTTGCTGGTCATTATCGGGACCCAACTACTTACCGGCCTGGCAACAATCTACTTTAACTGGCCGCTGGCGATCGCGGTTGCACACAACGGTGGGGCGGCACTAATTCTGCTGTTGCTGGTCATGTTAAACTATAAGACGAGACTTCCCGCTGTGAGGCAATTTGTGCCAGTGGTAGAAGGTAACTCAGCACCGGCTGACCGCAGTATTTCACGCATGAATTCACGCATTAATTCACATTACTGA
- a CDS encoding cytochrome C oxidase subunit I, producing MNNQPTEKPVKSDGEVKRNGRLKMFLIVAVCAAPMIASYFTYYVIKPESRTNYGDLLDPAQYAIPPLGVTELDGTPTTLGAFKGKWVMLQVGSGDCQKECKDSLFKIRQLRLMQGKERERIERVWLITDDKKLDMPGLQPFEGTRMLRVNPDLLKAWLPTDAGTTASDHIYLIDPRSNLMMRFPKDADPYKVKTDLSKLLRASAIG from the coding sequence ATGAATAATCAGCCAACAGAAAAGCCAGTCAAGTCGGATGGCGAGGTGAAGCGGAACGGTCGCCTGAAAATGTTTCTCATCGTCGCGGTTTGTGCGGCACCGATGATCGCATCTTATTTCACCTACTATGTTATCAAGCCGGAATCGCGTACCAATTATGGCGATCTGCTCGATCCGGCGCAATATGCCATTCCGCCATTGGGCGTCACCGAACTGGATGGCACGCCGACCACGCTCGGCGCTTTTAAAGGTAAGTGGGTGATGCTGCAAGTCGGTAGCGGCGATTGTCAAAAAGAATGCAAAGATTCGTTGTTCAAGATTCGGCAGCTTAGATTGATGCAAGGCAAAGAGCGCGAGCGTATCGAGCGCGTATGGTTGATCACCGATGATAAGAAGCTCGATATGCCGGGCTTGCAGCCGTTTGAAGGTACGCGTATGTTGCGTGTGAACCCTGACTTGCTCAAAGCGTGGCTACCAACCGATGCCGGAACGACCGCAAGTGATCATATTTATCTGATCGATCCACGCAGTAATCTGATGATGCGTTTCCCGAAGGACGCTGATCCTTATAAGGTGAAAACGGACCTTTCTAAACTTCTGCGGGCTTCCGCCATCGGCTAA
- a CDS encoding SURF1 family protein has protein sequence MIPFIATVLLVALGISLAQWQTRRGDQKQAIENAIKQRGVEAPFQLKAATENADKLEYRRVTVRGEFVSGWPIYLDNRSYKGMPGFYVLMPLKIANSEVHVLVERGWLPLNPQNRAILLPYPTPAGVVDVEGVVRSRVGRVLQLGQPVALKPGAIVQNLDIAALATVSNLQMQPLLIEQTGNNQDGLIRDWSSPSLGIQMHRGYEFQWYALAVMAFLFFVVTGCRQGIKDAKSSSNREHE, from the coding sequence TTGATTCCCTTTATAGCGACCGTGTTATTGGTGGCGCTGGGTATATCGCTGGCGCAATGGCAGACCCGACGCGGCGATCAGAAGCAAGCGATTGAAAATGCCATCAAGCAACGCGGCGTTGAGGCCCCATTTCAACTTAAGGCGGCGACCGAGAACGCTGATAAGCTAGAATATCGCCGCGTGACGGTTCGCGGGGAATTTGTGTCGGGTTGGCCGATCTATCTGGATAATCGCAGTTATAAGGGCATGCCGGGATTTTATGTCCTGATGCCGCTCAAAATAGCGAACTCTGAGGTGCATGTTCTGGTCGAACGCGGCTGGTTACCGCTTAATCCGCAAAACCGCGCAATTTTGTTGCCTTACCCCACTCCTGCTGGTGTGGTCGATGTCGAAGGTGTGGTGCGTAGCCGTGTCGGCCGGGTGTTGCAACTTGGTCAGCCAGTCGCGCTAAAACCGGGCGCGATTGTGCAAAACCTCGACATCGCAGCTTTAGCAACGGTGAGCAACCTGCAAATGCAGCCGCTGTTGATTGAACAAACCGGCAATAACCAGGATGGTCTTATTCGCGACTGGAGCAGTCCGTCGCTGGGCATTCAGATGCATCGCGGTTATGAATTCCAATGGTATGCGCTAGCTGTAATGGCCTTCCTCTTTTTTGTAGTAACCGGATGTAGACAGGGAATCAAAGATGCAAAAAGCTCCTCTAACCGTGAACATGAATAA